The following coding sequences are from one Electrophorus electricus isolate fEleEle1 chromosome 22, fEleEle1.pri, whole genome shotgun sequence window:
- the LOC113576438 gene encoding uncharacterized protein LOC113576438 — translation MWLQNLMLLSQASALLLCDKTIINAIVGGKFHVICKFSANQYRFSKKYWCLGKSKSTCEILMDTDGFTKATLRRRAQIIDAVYGGLHVLVSALQVEDTGIYWVGIDKIYTDIMVKIQVSVREEGVSIPEVWPEVSPVLTCWGQPVTLHCRSSQGTNVQYGWYREAHSANALLQNGPELPLRCSSLPLDGWLICTARNAVSEERSRPVSLSVLQPGQDGCVYALTSEGFESYDCWRTTQPPLTSSMSSVVVSHPALLTLTNGDGNLALHVNQTLNENPFLRSWSGVPVWYDIIRWFLFTAMIATIGLVHMHTGVKLSEKPKQNKTGACLSEANVHQLLCTYIILK, via the exons ATGTGGCTCCAAAACCTCATGCTTTTATCTCAAG CGAGTGCCCTACTTTTGTGTGACAAAACCATTATCAATGCCATCGTTGGAGGAAAGTTTCATGTCATCTGCAAATTCAGTGCAAATCAGTACCGCTTCAGTAAGAAGTACTGGTGTCTGGGGAAGTCCAAAAGCACCTGTGAGATTCTGATGGATACGGACGGATTCACCAAGGCCACCTTAAGGAGACGAGCTCAAATCATTGACGCGGTGTACGGAGGTCTGCATGTTCTGGTGTCTGCCCTCCAGGTGGAAGACACTGGAATCTATTGGGTTGGCATTGACAAAATCTATACTGATATCATGGTTAAgatccaggtttctgtaagAGAAG AAGGTGTGAGTATTCCAGAGGTGTGGCCTGAAGTCTCCCCTGTGCTAACATGCTGGGGGCAGCCAGTCACCCTGCACTGCAGGAGCTCACAGGGTACCAACGTGCAGTACGGCTGGTACAGAGAGGCCCATTCTGCAAACGCCCTGCTCCAGAATGGCCCCGAGCTGCCCCTGCGCTGCTCATCTCTCCCCCTGGACGGGTGGCTCATCTGCACCGCCCGCAACGCAGTGAGCGAAGAGCGCAGCagacctgtctctctcagcGTCCTGCAGCCGGGACAGGAtggctgtgtgtatgcactCACGTCTGAAG GTTTTGAAAGCTATGACTGCTGGAGAACTACACAGCCACCCCTGACATCCAGCATGTCCTCTGTGGTTGTATCACATCCAGCTCTTCTCACTCTGACCAATGGCGATGGAAACTTGGCACTCCATGTCAATCAAACCTTGAATGAAAACCCTTTTCTCAG GTCATGGTCAGGAGTGCCAGTGTGGTATGACATCATTCGCTGGTTTCTCTTCACTGCCATGATTGCCACCATTGGCCtagtacacatgcacacaggagtCAAATTAAgcgaaaaaccaaaacaaaacaaaactggagcATGTCTGTCTGAAGCAAATGTACACCAACTCTTATGCacttacattattttaaaatga
- the LOC113576437 gene encoding uncharacterized protein LOC113576437, translating into MLVNEKSCGFLYIPNGWYIYPNFDETLFGANIIAQCNIGYKLVGKNTRTCRDTGWDGRDPVCEVVKCSKPPKINNGHLDEPHEQKYLYAQVGSAFIFEILYRDCLVVDFFETGQNITLRPGVKGDLRMITWQHQGRKVVKYEILPWNNGTTEWYLLKNRALLNLATGDLTLLQLRSSDSGFYECEILVERSLMRSKYDITVMDAVSTPKVMCLSNGTEAEEITLQCSVDPSEQATFKWDGPHGFIGHGDRVQINKTTDRDSIYSCTAENDVSKKITFIDLKGCFSDPSEGSHVPII; encoded by the exons ATGCTCGTAAACG aAAAATCCTGTGGATTCCTTTATATTCCCAATGGATGGTACATATATCCAAATTTTGACGAAACTCTGTTCGGTGCAAATATCATAGCACAATGTAACATTGG ATATAAACTTGTTGGAAAAAATACTAGAACTTGTCGAGATACAGGTTGGGATGGCAGAGACCCTGTCTGTGAAG TGGTGAAATGTTCCAAACCTCCTAAAATAAACAACGGACATCTTGATGAACCACACGAGCAAAAATATCTATATGCACAAGTGGGCTCCGCCTTCATTTTCGAAATACTATACCGAG ATTGTCTAGTTGTTGACTTCTTTGAAACTGGGCAAAATATCACATTAAGGCCTGGTGTGAAAGGAGACCTGCGAATGATTACGTGGCAACACCAAGGGAGGAAAGTTGTCAAATACGAGATACTGCCATGGAACAATGGCACTACCGAGTGGTACCTATTGAAGAACAGAGCACTTCTTAATCTGGCAACTGGTGATCTCACACTACTGCAGCTGAGAAGCAGCGACAGTGGCTTCTATGAGTGTGAGATCCTTGTGGAGAGATCTCTAATGCGGTCCAAATATGATATTACAGTTATGG ATGCAGTTTCAACGCCAAAAGTGATGTGTCTGTCAAACGgtacagaagcagaagaaataaCACTTCAGTGCTCAGTGGATCCTTCAGAACAGGCGACCTTTAAATGGGACGGGCCTCATGGTTTCATTGGCCATGGGGACAGAGTTCAAATCAACAAAACCACAGACCGTGACTCAATCTACAGCTGTACTGCAGAAAATGACGTGAGCAAAAAGATCACGTTTATTGATCTGAAGGGCTGTTTCTCag ATCCATCTGAAGGAAGTCATGTTCCAATCATTTGA
- the LOC118240661 gene encoding tripartite motif-containing protein 35-like translates to MAAKSTLSEEEFSCPVCCDIFRAPVILSCSHSVCKTCLQKFWELKGFRECPLCWRRSSKSDPPCNCVLKNLCKVFLESQRQRVSAGSEVLCSLHNEKLKVFCLEDKQPMYVVCQSSKKHKNHDCCPVDKAVCDFKNKLKTSLGPLQQNLKALEEVKQTCDETAAHIKVKHYSELLVHHTPNEPEKVSAALINVAKHFSNLKFRVWENIQKTLQYTPVTLDPNTAHPHLHLSDDLTTAERRPQTSLLPDNPERFEVYPCVLGSEGFNSGTHCWDVDVGGSEYWALGVIRESESRKGSSVWSSVWSLCYSKSSDEYWISCPGQADHVLTPTEKLQRVRVQLDCEWGKVAFTDLITSTHLHMITHTFTNRIFPLFFNYSSPLRILPAKISVTVENQSVVCRTCCHCPLPV, encoded by the exons ATGGCTGCTAAAAGCACTCTGTCAGAAGAAGAGTTTTcatgtcctgtgtgctgtgacaTCTTCAGGGCTCCTGTTATACTGTCATGTAGCCATAGTGTGTGTAAGACCTGTCTGCAGAAATTCTGGGAATTGAAGGGATTTCGAGAATGTCCACTTTGTTGGAGAAGATCCTCTAAATCTGACCCTCCCTGTAATTGTGTGCTAAAGAACCTGTGTAAGGTTTTTCTagagagtcagagacagagagtttcAGCAGGGTCTGAGGTGCTCTGCAGTCTGCACAATGAGAAACTCAAAGTCTTCTGTCTGGAGGACAAACAGCCTATGTATGTGGTGTGTCAGTCttcaaaaaaacacaaaaatcatgACTGCTGTCCAGTAGATAAAGCTGTGTGTGACTTTAAG AATAAACTCAAGACCTCTTTGGGGCCTCTACAGCAGAATCTGAAAGCCTTAGAGGAAGTCAAACAAACCTGTGATGAAACAGCAGCCCACATTAAGGTGAAACATTATTCTGAATTATT AGTTCACCACACCCCAAATGAACCTGAGAAAGTGTCAGCAGCTCTGATCAATgttgcaaaacatttttccaaCCTGAAGTTCAGAGTCTGGGAAAACATACAGAAGACTCTCCAGTACA ctCCTGTTACTCTGGACCCCAACACTGCccatccacacctccacctgtctgATGATCTCACTACTGCAGAACGTAGACCACAGACATCACTGCTTCCTGAcaatccagagagatttgaggTGTATCCGTGTGTCCTGGGCTCTGAGGGCTTTAACTCAGGGACACACTGCTGGGATGTTGATGTTGGAGGCAGTGAGTACTGGGCACTGGGTGTAATTAGAGAGTCTGAATCAAGAAAGGGATCATCTGTCTGGAGTTCAGTGTGGAGTCTATGCTACAGTAAAAGCAGTGATGAATACTGGATAAGCTGCCCAGGACAGGCGGATCATGTCCTCACACCCACAGAGAAACTGCAGAGGGTCAGAGTGCAGCTGGACTGCGAATGGGGGAAAGTGGCATTCACTGATCTTATAACcagtacacacctgcacatgataacacacacttttaccaaTAGAATTTTCCCATTATTCTTTAATTACAGTTCCCCTTTAAGGATATTGCCAGCAAAGATATCAGTAACTGTAGAAAACCAGTCTGTGGTTTGTAGAACATGTTGTCACTGTCCACTACCTGTGTAA